From Microbacterium invictum, the proteins below share one genomic window:
- a CDS encoding oligosaccharide flippase family protein: protein MSDDRETAPSTAESWAVETAIVASIDTDATVRPQTDVGRAATGGVLWLTAQKWVVRLFSFVTIAILTRLLAPEDFGTLAAASTVLPFFYLLADLGFAAYIVQVAKTTERMLSTAFWFSLVAGIVLCGLLWLGAPLMGQVFGNETVAPVLQALSIWVVITAVGSVPTAIVRRQMRFAVIAAQGAAAAVIAQIVALILAFTGFGVWALVAQTLVGAAVSTILIWVTAGWRPRWSFAGTEFGRLSTFGGKVLGVEFVAMTRAWGEAAITSAVLGAAALGFMSVAQRLVQIVQDLTGSAIVPVTNVAFAKVRESAERLRSSYLRALRLVYLVLSLPLTLVAVAAPLIVPILFGAGWSQSIPVAQVLALAGTLSVAAWLDHGLFYGIGKPGTWFVYALVTDAVTLATTMVTARWGLVAIATGFLGVATVATVARWFLVGRALSVRPKVLLRPFLFLISVVAIAGGAGWGTMMLTAQLPGVLALVLVGLTVTIVHLAVSLLTARPVLVDAISMVARTRLGARLPLIARIGGQH, encoded by the coding sequence GTGAGCGACGACCGGGAAACAGCCCCATCGACAGCGGAGTCATGGGCCGTCGAGACTGCGATCGTCGCATCGATCGACACCGACGCGACTGTGCGTCCGCAAACGGACGTCGGTCGTGCCGCAACCGGCGGGGTGCTCTGGCTTACAGCTCAGAAATGGGTGGTCCGTCTCTTCAGCTTTGTCACGATCGCAATCCTGACCCGCTTGCTGGCACCGGAGGACTTCGGCACCCTCGCTGCGGCTTCGACGGTCCTTCCGTTCTTTTATCTCCTCGCGGACCTCGGCTTTGCCGCGTACATTGTGCAGGTTGCAAAGACGACAGAGCGGATGTTGAGCACGGCCTTCTGGTTCTCGCTCGTTGCGGGCATTGTATTGTGCGGTCTGCTCTGGCTCGGGGCACCGCTGATGGGCCAGGTCTTCGGCAACGAGACAGTGGCACCCGTGCTGCAGGCACTCTCGATTTGGGTCGTCATCACGGCGGTCGGCTCGGTGCCCACGGCGATCGTCCGCCGGCAGATGCGTTTTGCCGTCATAGCAGCACAAGGCGCCGCCGCGGCGGTCATCGCCCAGATCGTCGCGCTGATCTTGGCATTCACCGGGTTTGGGGTCTGGGCCCTCGTGGCACAGACCCTCGTGGGAGCGGCGGTATCGACGATTCTCATCTGGGTCACCGCCGGATGGCGGCCGCGGTGGTCGTTTGCCGGCACAGAGTTCGGCCGACTGTCGACTTTCGGTGGGAAGGTGCTTGGCGTCGAGTTCGTCGCAATGACGCGCGCTTGGGGCGAGGCGGCGATAACCTCCGCCGTGCTGGGAGCGGCGGCGCTCGGGTTCATGAGCGTGGCGCAGCGACTCGTGCAGATCGTGCAGGATCTCACCGGCAGTGCGATCGTCCCCGTCACGAACGTCGCGTTCGCGAAGGTGAGGGAATCCGCGGAGAGACTGCGCAGTTCGTATCTGCGTGCTCTCAGGCTCGTCTACCTGGTGCTCTCCCTCCCATTGACTTTGGTCGCAGTCGCGGCGCCGCTGATCGTCCCGATCTTGTTCGGTGCGGGCTGGAGCCAGAGCATCCCCGTTGCCCAGGTGCTTGCGCTCGCCGGTACGCTTTCGGTGGCGGCTTGGCTCGACCACGGATTGTTCTACGGCATCGGGAAGCCGGGTACGTGGTTTGTCTATGCTCTCGTGACCGATGCCGTGACGCTGGCGACCACGATGGTGACGGCACGGTGGGGCCTCGTCGCGATCGCGACAGGGTTTCTCGGGGTGGCGACGGTTGCCACGGTCGCGCGATGGTTTCTTGTCGGCCGAGCATTGTCGGTGCGACCCAAGGTGCTGTTGCGACCCTTCCTCTTCCTCATCTCGGTCGTCGCGATTGCCGGCGGAGCCGGCTGGGGAACCATGATGCTTACCGCCCAGCTCCCAGGAGTTCTTGCCCTGGTGCTCGTTGGCCTGACCGTCACCATCGTGCATCTGGCGGTGAGTCTGCTCACAGCCCGGCCCGTGCTCGTCGACGCGATTTCGATGGTCGCGCGCACTCGTCTAGGAGCGAGGCTGCCGCTGATAGCGCGAATCGGAGGTCAGCATTGA
- a CDS encoding glycosyltransferase, translating into MRVLVHLNSLELGGTQINAVDFAVAARAFGVDSILLGARDTVPAGPSLLDFAERRGIAIETYEPKTSILARGRQVREIAKRHRAELVHVYGSWGGGARPTYWGFACIGRRPWVQTVYEMEVSPKIKRHMPLVVGTGYLIDDLRDRPAPTILISPPVDTDADRPDVASGEVFRTEYDLEGDLLVIVSRLDASMKSLPIGVAIEAMRDLADVATLVVVGTGDDAPRLRAMAARVNESVGRAAVRCIGAMADPRPAYAASDIMLGMGGSAARSLAAGKPLVVQGEAGWSQLFEESTAETLARNSYWSAEEVVAAVERLVGIVRPLLEDPSRRSELGDFGRRFAVARFGLTAMSHRLADFYRVAATSYGARRWVADLAPEIGIMLRKVARRAGLHVADDDGVSS; encoded by the coding sequence ATGCGCGTACTCGTCCACCTGAACAGCCTCGAACTCGGCGGCACCCAGATCAACGCCGTCGACTTCGCGGTTGCGGCGCGTGCGTTCGGCGTCGACTCGATTCTCCTCGGCGCGCGGGATACGGTACCTGCGGGGCCATCCCTGCTGGACTTCGCAGAGCGCCGAGGGATCGCAATAGAGACCTACGAGCCGAAGACGTCGATCCTCGCACGCGGCCGACAAGTGCGCGAGATCGCGAAGCGCCACCGTGCGGAACTTGTCCATGTCTATGGATCCTGGGGTGGAGGGGCGCGTCCGACGTATTGGGGTTTCGCGTGCATCGGGCGGCGCCCCTGGGTTCAGACGGTCTACGAAATGGAGGTGTCGCCGAAGATCAAACGGCATATGCCGCTGGTTGTAGGGACCGGCTATCTCATCGATGATCTGCGCGATCGGCCGGCCCCGACCATACTCATCAGCCCGCCGGTCGACACGGACGCGGATCGCCCTGACGTCGCATCGGGTGAGGTTTTCCGGACCGAATACGACTTGGAGGGCGATCTCCTCGTGATCGTCAGCCGTCTGGACGCGAGCATGAAGTCGTTGCCCATCGGCGTGGCGATCGAAGCGATGCGCGACCTCGCTGACGTCGCCACGCTCGTCGTCGTCGGCACCGGTGACGATGCACCCCGCCTGCGGGCGATGGCCGCACGCGTGAATGAATCAGTGGGGCGGGCAGCGGTTCGTTGCATCGGTGCTATGGCCGACCCGCGGCCAGCATATGCCGCTTCCGACATCATGCTCGGAATGGGGGGCTCGGCAGCACGTTCACTCGCCGCGGGTAAACCGCTCGTCGTGCAAGGCGAAGCAGGCTGGTCCCAGCTTTTCGAGGAATCCACTGCCGAAACGCTCGCTCGCAACAGCTACTGGAGCGCCGAGGAGGTGGTAGCGGCGGTGGAGCGACTGGTGGGAATCGTCCGCCCGCTGCTCGAGGACCCGTCTCGACGCAGCGAACTCGGCGACTTCGGCAGGCGTTTCGCTGTCGCACGCTTCGGCTTGACGGCAATGTCGCACCGACTCGCCGACTTCTACCGGGTCGCCGCCACGTCGTATGGAGCTCGCCGTTGGGTTGCAGACCTGGCGCCGGAAATCGGTATCATGCTTCGCAAAGTCGCTCGTCGAGCGGGTCTCCACGTGGCGGATGACGATGGGGTGTCTTCGTGA
- a CDS encoding DegT/DnrJ/EryC1/StrS family aminotransferase yields the protein MTVPFLDLAAQQAEITDEVLPVWQRQLESAAFIGGPEVDAFEAEYADYIGVQHVVGVSNGTDALELAYRAVGIERGDEIIMPANTFIATAEAATRVGAVPVFVDVDDEYLLIDPDAIEAAISPRTRAIVPVHLFGQTAPMAQIAAIAERHGLIVVEDAAQSQGAVSAAGRAGALGTVAATSFYPGKNLGAAGDAGAVMTDDAGIAAIVRNLGAHGSSVKYVHDRIGVNARLDAVQAAVLRAKLRRLDGWNAARRGAAGRYAQLLAGVDGVRVPTVRPGNEDVWHLYVTRVAERDRVMTELGAAGIGVGIHYPTPVPFTEAYASLGVVRGAFPVAEAAADRILSLPMFPHLTESQQQRVVDTLRATVR from the coding sequence ATGACGGTACCTTTTCTCGATCTGGCCGCACAGCAGGCTGAGATCACCGATGAAGTTCTGCCCGTGTGGCAGCGACAGCTCGAGTCCGCCGCATTCATCGGCGGGCCAGAGGTCGACGCGTTCGAAGCCGAGTACGCCGACTACATCGGTGTGCAGCACGTGGTCGGTGTCTCAAACGGCACGGACGCGCTCGAACTCGCGTACCGCGCGGTGGGCATCGAGCGGGGCGACGAGATCATCATGCCGGCGAACACCTTCATCGCGACGGCCGAGGCGGCAACGCGGGTCGGTGCCGTCCCGGTGTTCGTCGATGTGGACGACGAGTACCTGCTGATCGATCCCGATGCCATCGAGGCCGCCATCTCACCGCGCACCCGTGCCATCGTCCCAGTGCACCTGTTCGGGCAGACGGCTCCGATGGCGCAGATCGCCGCCATCGCCGAACGGCACGGTCTGATTGTCGTCGAAGATGCCGCGCAGTCGCAGGGGGCCGTGAGCGCTGCGGGACGAGCGGGCGCACTCGGCACGGTCGCCGCCACCAGCTTCTATCCGGGGAAGAACCTCGGGGCCGCCGGAGATGCGGGCGCCGTCATGACCGACGATGCCGGCATCGCCGCCATCGTCCGCAATCTCGGTGCTCACGGCAGTTCGGTCAAGTACGTGCACGACCGCATCGGCGTGAACGCGCGTCTGGATGCGGTGCAGGCTGCGGTGCTGCGCGCCAAGCTGCGCCGCCTCGACGGGTGGAACGCCGCGCGTCGGGGGGCAGCCGGCCGGTATGCGCAACTGCTTGCCGGCGTCGACGGCGTCCGCGTACCGACGGTGCGTCCCGGCAACGAAGACGTGTGGCACCTCTACGTCACCCGCGTCGCGGAGCGTGATCGCGTGATGACCGAGCTCGGTGCGGCCGGCATCGGCGTGGGCATCCACTACCCGACTCCCGTTCCCTTCACCGAGGCATACGCATCGCTCGGTGTCGTGCGCGGCGCCTTCCCCGTGGCCGAAGCCGCCGCCGACCGTATTCTGTCGCTGCCGATGTTTCCGCACCTCACCGAATCGCAGCAGCAGCGCGTCGTGGACACGCTGCGGGCGACGGTCCGCTGA
- a CDS encoding acetyltransferase, translating to MSAGLLLVGASGLAREVLAAGITGVVGILDDDPSLRGTEVGGVSVIGGVDDAADRDEQLLICIGPGAGRRAIVERLREQGVAPERYGRFVARSAQIGRTSEVGLGSIVLDGVVVTADAVIADHTVLMPNCTITHDDVIEDFATLAAGVCLGGGVRVGEAAYLGMNAAVRQGVVIGAGATVGMGAAVLHDVPAGDTWAGVPARALHDHK from the coding sequence ATGAGTGCCGGGCTGCTGCTTGTGGGGGCAAGCGGCCTGGCCAGAGAAGTACTGGCAGCGGGGATCACGGGCGTCGTCGGGATCCTCGACGACGACCCGTCGCTGCGCGGCACCGAGGTCGGCGGGGTATCCGTCATCGGCGGAGTCGACGACGCCGCCGACCGCGACGAGCAGCTGTTGATCTGCATCGGCCCGGGCGCGGGTCGCCGGGCCATCGTCGAGCGGCTGCGGGAGCAGGGCGTCGCCCCCGAGCGCTACGGTCGGTTCGTCGCACGGTCTGCGCAGATCGGGCGTACGAGCGAGGTGGGACTCGGCAGCATCGTGCTCGACGGCGTCGTCGTCACCGCCGACGCCGTCATCGCAGACCACACCGTCCTGATGCCGAACTGCACGATCACACATGACGACGTGATCGAGGACTTCGCGACCCTCGCTGCGGGCGTCTGCCTCGGCGGTGGAGTCCGGGTGGGCGAGGCCGCGTACCTCGGCATGAACGCGGCGGTCCGGCAGGGGGTTGTGATCGGCGCCGGCGCCACCGTCGGCATGGGAGCAGCAGTGCTCCACGATGTTCCTGCGGGTGACACCTGGGCAGGTGTACCCGCGCGGGCATTGCACGACCACAAATGA
- a CDS encoding DegT/DnrJ/EryC1/StrS family aminotransferase has protein sequence MVPWLGREEAEAVAEVIASGWVAQGPRVAQFEQEFAAAMQTPFAVATSSCTTALHLALIVAGVGPGDDVVVPSLSFIATTNAVRYVGARPVFADVDPITGNITGETVRLVITSSTKAVIAVDQGGVPVDIDDVRSATDMFGIVVIEDAACGAGSTYKGRPVGAGATIAAWSFHPRKLLTTGEGGMLTTTRGDWAKRARRLREHAMTVSAADRHGSVLPPAEEYSEVGYNFRMTDLQAAVGLVQLGRLPEIVRRRREIAARYRAAIREIAGLRPVADPEYGTGNVQSFWVEVERGYPTDRDGLLEALARADISARRGIMAAHRQPPYRDLAVDGSLPATERVTDSTLILPVYHSFTEADQDRVIAVLRDPLPEAPA, from the coding sequence ATGGTCCCCTGGCTCGGCCGCGAAGAAGCTGAGGCAGTCGCCGAAGTCATCGCCAGCGGCTGGGTCGCCCAGGGCCCTCGTGTCGCGCAGTTCGAGCAGGAGTTCGCCGCTGCGATGCAGACGCCGTTCGCCGTCGCGACCTCGAGCTGCACGACGGCGCTGCACCTCGCGCTGATCGTCGCCGGCGTCGGTCCCGGCGACGATGTCGTCGTGCCGTCGCTGTCGTTCATCGCGACCACCAACGCCGTCCGGTACGTCGGTGCGCGTCCGGTGTTCGCCGATGTCGATCCGATCACCGGCAACATCACCGGCGAGACGGTGCGGTTGGTCATCACGTCGTCGACGAAGGCGGTCATCGCCGTCGATCAGGGCGGCGTGCCCGTCGACATCGACGACGTGCGCAGCGCCACCGACATGTTCGGGATCGTCGTCATCGAAGACGCCGCGTGCGGCGCCGGTTCGACGTACAAGGGTCGCCCGGTGGGGGCGGGCGCGACGATCGCTGCCTGGTCGTTCCACCCCCGCAAACTCCTCACCACCGGGGAGGGCGGGATGCTGACGACGACGCGCGGCGACTGGGCCAAACGCGCGCGGCGCCTGCGCGAGCACGCGATGACCGTCTCGGCGGCCGACCGCCACGGTTCGGTGCTTCCGCCCGCTGAAGAGTACTCGGAGGTCGGCTACAACTTCCGCATGACCGATCTGCAGGCCGCGGTCGGCCTCGTGCAGCTGGGGCGGCTGCCCGAGATCGTGCGTCGGCGTCGCGAGATCGCGGCGCGCTACCGGGCCGCGATCCGCGAGATCGCCGGGCTGCGGCCGGTGGCCGACCCGGAGTACGGCACCGGCAACGTGCAGTCGTTCTGGGTCGAGGTCGAGCGCGGATACCCGACCGATCGCGACGGGCTGCTCGAAGCGCTCGCCCGGGCCGACATCTCGGCGCGGCGCGGCATCATGGCGGCGCATCGCCAGCCGCCGTACCGCGATCTCGCCGTGGACGGGTCGCTTCCGGCGACCGAGCGGGTCACCGACAGCACCCTGATCCTGCCCGTCTACCACTCCTTCACCGAGGCCGATCAGGATCGCGTCATCGCCGTCCTGCGAGATCCTCTGCCCGAGGCTCCCGCATGA
- a CDS encoding NAD-dependent epimerase/dehydratase family protein, whose product MTQLEGRQILVTGGAGTIGSTLVDQLLDAGAAHVDVLDNLVRGRLANLDDAIASGRVSLIDGDIRDARLVDDLTAGKDVVFHQAAIRITQCAEEPRLALEVLVDGTFNVVESAARHKVRKLIAASSASVYGMAETFPTDERHHHENNDTIYGAAKTFNEGLVRSFRAMQGIDYVLLRYFNVYGPRMDVHGLYTEVLVRWMERIVDGKPPLIFGDGQQTMDFVCVPDIARANVLAARSDIVEGTYNVASGTETSLLELAEALLRVMGAEHLGVEHGPERAVNGVARRLADTRAAQRDLGFEATIGVEEGLRQLVEWWRPLREEIAAGRVAVTA is encoded by the coding sequence ATGACCCAGCTCGAAGGCAGACAGATCCTGGTCACCGGAGGCGCCGGCACCATCGGATCGACTCTCGTCGATCAGCTCCTCGATGCGGGCGCGGCCCACGTCGATGTGCTCGACAACCTCGTCCGTGGTCGCCTCGCCAACCTCGATGACGCGATCGCCAGCGGCCGCGTGTCGCTGATCGACGGCGACATCCGCGACGCGCGGCTCGTCGACGACCTCACCGCTGGCAAGGATGTCGTGTTCCACCAGGCCGCCATCCGCATCACGCAGTGCGCGGAAGAGCCGCGACTCGCGCTGGAGGTTCTCGTCGACGGCACCTTCAACGTGGTCGAGTCCGCCGCCCGGCACAAGGTGCGCAAGCTCATCGCCGCGTCGAGCGCCTCGGTCTACGGCATGGCCGAGACCTTCCCGACCGACGAGCGGCACCACCACGAGAACAACGACACCATCTATGGTGCCGCCAAGACCTTCAACGAGGGACTCGTCCGCAGCTTCCGCGCCATGCAGGGTATCGACTACGTGCTGTTGCGCTACTTCAACGTGTACGGCCCGCGCATGGACGTGCACGGCTTGTACACCGAGGTGCTCGTGCGCTGGATGGAGCGCATCGTCGACGGCAAGCCGCCCCTGATCTTCGGTGACGGGCAGCAGACGATGGACTTCGTCTGCGTCCCCGACATCGCACGCGCCAACGTGCTGGCCGCCCGCAGCGACATCGTCGAGGGCACCTACAACGTCGCGAGCGGAACCGAGACGAGCCTGCTCGAGCTCGCAGAGGCACTGCTGCGGGTGATGGGCGCCGAGCACCTCGGCGTCGAGCACGGCCCCGAGCGTGCGGTGAACGGCGTTGCGCGGCGTCTCGCCGACACCCGTGCCGCCCAGCGCGACCTCGGGTTCGAGGCCACCATCGGCGTGGAGGAGGGGCTGCGACAGCTGGTGGAGTGGTGGCGACCATTGCGTGAGGAGATCGCGGCCGGCCGCGTGGCGGTGACCGCGTGA
- a CDS encoding Gfo/Idh/MocA family protein, giving the protein MTDKMKAVVVGAGYWGPNLARNFRSSGDWELAGICDLDLERARKVSDSVGGVPITPSLDEVLADPNVDAIAIATPARTHHPIVMAALDAGKHVMVEKPLADDQARGRQMVDRANEQGLVLMADHTYCYTPAVLKIRELIAEGALGDILFVDSVRINLGLIQPDVDVFWDLAPHDLSIMDFVLPGGLAAASVSAHGSDPLRTGKACVGYLAMPLACGAMAHVHVNWLSPTKIRQMVIGGTKRTLVWDDLNPQQRLSVYDRGVDIDTVSRSASADTRDANISYRLGDTWSPALPEREALGGVVGEFAAAIREGRPARTDGESGLRVLSVLDAAQRSLGAGGAPAPLTLDIQPRRAAA; this is encoded by the coding sequence ATGACAGACAAGATGAAGGCAGTGGTGGTGGGGGCCGGGTACTGGGGACCCAACCTCGCCCGCAACTTCCGATCAAGTGGGGACTGGGAGCTCGCAGGCATCTGCGATCTCGACCTCGAACGCGCGCGCAAGGTGTCAGACAGCGTGGGCGGCGTGCCGATCACGCCGAGCCTCGATGAGGTGCTGGCCGACCCGAACGTCGATGCGATCGCGATCGCGACGCCGGCCCGGACCCATCACCCGATCGTGATGGCGGCTTTGGATGCCGGCAAGCACGTCATGGTCGAGAAGCCGCTCGCCGATGACCAGGCGCGCGGGCGCCAGATGGTCGATCGCGCGAACGAGCAGGGACTCGTGCTCATGGCCGACCACACCTACTGCTACACGCCGGCGGTGCTGAAGATCCGGGAGTTGATCGCGGAGGGCGCGCTGGGCGACATCCTGTTCGTCGACAGCGTCCGCATCAACCTCGGACTCATCCAGCCCGACGTCGATGTGTTCTGGGACCTCGCGCCCCACGACCTGTCGATCATGGACTTCGTGCTGCCCGGCGGCCTCGCTGCGGCATCCGTCTCGGCACATGGGTCCGACCCCCTGCGGACGGGAAAAGCCTGCGTCGGCTATCTCGCCATGCCGCTCGCATGCGGCGCCATGGCGCACGTGCACGTCAACTGGCTGAGCCCGACCAAGATCCGCCAGATGGTCATCGGGGGCACCAAGCGCACCCTTGTGTGGGACGACCTGAACCCGCAGCAGCGTCTCAGCGTCTACGACCGCGGCGTCGACATCGACACCGTGTCGAGGTCCGCGAGCGCCGACACCCGCGACGCGAACATCTCCTACCGCCTCGGCGACACGTGGTCGCCGGCCCTGCCCGAGCGCGAGGCGCTCGGCGGTGTCGTCGGCGAGTTCGCCGCCGCCATCCGCGAGGGCCGCCCAGCGCGCACTGACGGCGAATCCGGGCTGCGAGTGCTCTCGGTGCTCGACGCCGCGCAGCGTAGCCTCGGTGCGGGCGGCGCGCCGGCACCTCTCACGCTCGACATCCAGCCCCGGAGGGCAGCAGCATGA